TGTCGTAACCGATGGCTTTCTTGCGCTGCTTTCGACCGGAGATGCAGGCGCGTATCCCTTTGTCTTTCAACGCTTCTCTAAACCAATCGGCATCATACCCGCGATCTCCGAGAAGCCATTGGACGTCAGGCAGGCCACTCAGCAGCGCCTTTACACCGGTGTAATCACTGACCTGTCCGGCGGTCACGAACAGGTTCAGTGGACGCCCCTGGCTGTCACAGATTGCGTGCAGCTTAGTGTTCATGCCGCCCTTAGTGCGCCCCCTCTCGGGACATTGCTGCGCAACGCCCTGCCGGGCAAGGGATCAGGCGCCCGCGCCCCCCTTTTTAACCCCAAGACTGGAGGCCGTACGATGTGCCTTCAGGTAAGTCGCGTCGATCATCACGGTCTTTTCCTCACCGTTATCAGCAGCCAGACCGGCCATCATCTGGGCAAAGATGCCTTTGTCGCTCCACCGCTTCCAACGGTTGTACAAGGTCTTGTGCGGGCCGTAATCTTTGGGCGCATCACGCCAGCGCAAGCCATTGCGATTGATGAAGATAATTCCGCTCAGAACACGCCGGTCATCAACACGCGGCTTACCGTGGGACTTCGGGAAATAAGGCTCAAGACGGGCCATCTGCGAGTCCGTCAGCCAGAAAAGATCAGACATATCACCGCTCATTTTTCGAACCGTGAATCACGCCACCCACCGGAAATCAATGGGTCCTGAGCCTAGGGTCAGGATTCATAACCAATAGATGACGGTCGCGGCCAGAGCGATGGCTGAGAGGAAGACCTTGGGACAGCGATCATAGCGTGTCGCCACACGCCGCCAGTCTTTTAGCCTGCCGAACATGATCTCAATCACTGCCCGGCAGTGCATTGCGCAGCAATGTCACGAGAGGGGCGGTTGCGTCGTTTGTATCGGCGCTTGTCGTATTTGACCGGGGTCTTGCGTTGCTTTCTGCCGGGGATGCAGGCGCGTATCCCTTTGTCTTTCAACGCGTCCCTGAACCAGTCGGCGTCATAGCCACGATCCCCGTGCAACCAGTCGACCTTTGGCAGGCTACTGAGCAGTGCCCGCGCGCCGATGTAGCCGCTGACTTGGCCGGCGGTGACGAACAGGTTGAGCGGCCGCCCTTGGCTATCGCAGATGGCGTGCAGTTTGGTGTTCATGCCGCCCTTGGTCCGACCGATCAGGCGTCCACGCCCCCCTTTTTCGCGGCCATGCTGGTCGCAGTGCGGTGTGCCTTCAAATAGGTCGCGTCCGCTGCCCGGCAGGGCATTGCGCAGCAATGTCCCGAAAGGGGATCATCACGGTCTTTTCCTCGCCGTGTTCGACAGCCAGGCCGACCATCATCTGCGCGAAGATGCCTTTCTCGCTCCAACGCTTCCATCGGCTGTACAGCGTCTTGTGCGGAGCATATTCCCGCGGCGCATCCCGCCAGCGCAACCCATTGCGATTGATGAAGATAATCCCACTCAACACCCGCCTGTCATCGACCCGTGGCTTGCCGTGAGACTTCGGGAAGAAAGGGGCAAGTTTGGCCATCTGCTCGTCGGTCAGCCAGTAAAGGTCGCTCATGTCACCGCACCGTTTGCTAATCATAGGGACGGACCACTTCTTTGGGGGAGGCTCAAGCTGGCCCTTTCACGGCGCGCCGCGCCGTCTGGCCCCCGATTGCACACTGTGCGGTTGGGGAATTGAAGGAAAGAACCTGGCCAGGTGTGAGCTTCAGTCCTGCTCAATACGGCTGTTTCAGTCAACAGGTGCGCTGATCTTCGGAGGGGAAACGGATCCCTTCAGCATGTAGAAGGCAGAGATCACATAAGTCATTGTTTTAAAATAAAACCACCGGCCGAAGATCGGCCGGTGGCAATTAACCTCGTGTCAGAATGGCAGAAAACCCCCACCAATGGCAGTTATTTCTTGGGTCCGACATCAGTCAACAGGAGACGCTTCACTGCAAGGGTAAGCCGGGTCCGATGACCAAAGAAATCCGGGGGCATTGGGTCTGAATTCTTCACGGGTCATCCCAGCCCCCCGCAACTAGGGTCTCGGTTAAGGAATTGGCGGCACTTCCGGGCCTGCAGGGCGTGCCGCATCCCACACGCAGGCAAGGGAAACAAACGCATGAAAACCCATGCACAGGCAGTTGTGATCGGCGGGGGCCTGGTCGGCTGCTCTATCCTCTACCACCTCGCGAAACTTGGCTGGACCGACGTGGTTCTGCTGGAACGCGACGAGCTGACCGCCGGCTCCACCTGGCACGCGGCGGCCAACATCCACGGGCTGCACGACAACAACAACGTGACCCGCGTTCAGCACTACACGATGAATCTTTACAAGGAACTGGAGAAGGAAACCGGCCAGGGCTGCGGCGTGTTCCAGCCCGGCTCGCTGTACCTGGCCAAGACCGAACAGCGCGAGCACCAGTTGCGCCTGCAGGAGGCCAAGGCGAAGTATTATGGCCTGAACTTCCACGAGGTCAGCCGCGAACAGGCCAAGGAGCTGCACCCGCTGGCGCAGTTCGACGATATCCGCTGCATCATGTTCGAACCCGACGGCGGCAACGTGGACCCTTCGGGCGTGACCATGGCCTATGCGGCCGGCGCCCGCGCCATGGGTGCGCAGATCGAACGGTTCTGCCCGGTGACCGGCACCGAACAGCAGCCCGACGGCAGCTGGATCGTGAAGACCGACAAGGGCGACATACATACGCAATGGGTGGTGAACGCAGGTGGTCTTTGGGGCCGAGAGGTGGCGGCGATGGCGGGCCTCACCCTGCCGCTGCAGCCGACCGAACACCAGTATTTTGTGACCGAGTCCATCGACGAAGTGGCAAACATGGGCCGCCGCCTGCCTTCGATCGCGGACCGTGACGGCGAATACTACTTCCGGCAGGAGGGCAACGGCTTCCTGATCGGCGCTTATGAAAAGGACATGCGGTTCTGGGCCGAAAACGGCACGCCCTTGGACTTTGCCCATGAGCTGTTCCCCGACGATCTGGACCGGATCATGGAGAACGTTATCCGCGCCACCGAACGGGTGCCCTGCGCCGAAACAGCCGGCGTCAAGCGCGTGATCAACGGCCCGATGATCTGGTCGCCGGATTCCAACGCAATCTGGGGCCCGGTGCCGGAACTGAAAAACTACTTCTGCTGCACCGGCATTATCCCCGGCTTCTCGCAGTCCGGCGGCCTTGGCCTGCTGGCCGCCCAGTGGATGATCGAGGGCGAGCCGCAATACGACATGTTCGCCTGGGATCTGGCGCGTTTTGGCGACTGGGCCGACAAGGCATTCACCAAATCCCGCGTCGAAGACCAGTATGCACACCGGTTCGCCATTCACTTCCCGAACGAGGAACGCAGCGCCGGCCGTCCGGCCCGTGTGCGCCCCGCATATGAAATGCAGCAGGAACTGGGCTGCGTCTTTGGCCTGAACTGCGGCTGGGAACATCCGCTGTGGTTCTCCGGCACCCCCGGCACCAAGGACACCAACAGCTTCAACCGCCAGAACTGGTGGGAGCCGGTGGGCCGCGAGGTCAGCATGCTGCGCGAAAACGTCGGCGTGATCGACATCTCGAACTTCGCCAACTACGTGGTCAAGGGTCCGGGCGCGTTTGACTGGCTGGACAAGCTGGTCGCCAACAAGGTGCCAACCGAAGCGGGCCGTTCCTGCCTGACCCCGCTGATTTCGGTCCGCGGCGGCGTGGCCGGCGATTTCACCATCACCAAGGTAGCGGATGACGAATACATGATGGTCGGCTCCGGCATGGCGGAACGCTATCACCAGCGCTTTTTCAACATGGTCGAGCTGCCGGAAGGCACCACATTCGAGGTCGCCACCAACCGCATCGCGGGTTTCAACGTGGCCGGTCCGAAATCCCGCGACATGCTGCAGCGGCTGACCAATGCGGATCTGAGCAATGAAAACTTCCGCTTCATGCGCTCGCGCACCATCGAGGTGGCGGGGGTGGAATGCCTGGCAATCCGGGTGTCCTTCACTGGCGATCTGGGCTGGGAACTGCACTGTGCCGAGGACGACCAGGTCAAACTGTACTCTGCCCTGCTGGCAGCTGCCGCAGAGTTCGGCGGCGGCCCGGTTGGCGGCCGCGCGCTGGGGAGCTTACGGATCGAAAAGGGCTATGGCTCCTGGGGCCGCGAGTACAGCCAGGAATACTGGCCGCAGGAGGTGGGCCTGGCCGGTCTCATCAAGCTGGACAAGGATTTCCTCCACAAGGACGCCTATCTGAAGGTCAAGGACAACGCCCCGCGCGAAATGCTGTCCGCCTTCGAGATCGACGCGGTGAACGATGCCGATGCTTCTGGCGGTGAGCCCATTTTCACGCCCGAAGGCAAACCGGTGGGCCGGGTGACGTCTGGTGCCTATGGCTACTCCGTCGGCAAGTCGCTGGCGCTGGGATACGCGAACCCTGCAGTTGCCAAACCCGGTGACGAGGTCGAGGTTTTCATCCTGGGCAAGCCGCATAAGGCGCGTATTCTGGAAGCGGCGGCCTTTGATCCCTCCGGCGCACGGCTGCGGGCCTGATCAGGATTGAGCACTTGGCCCGTCGCGTCTGCGGCGGGCACGCGTCCGCCCGCCCCACGGCGGGCGCGCACCGTGATACTTCCAGGCAAGGCGCTGGTTCAGATCGGCGCCATTCCCGCTGTCAGCCATTCTGCAAATGCAGCCTCATCCACATCCCCCGTGGCGAGGTCTTCCATCATCCGCACGCCCTCCACCGGGTCCGGGCGGAACTGGTAGCCATTGAGGCGCAGAAAGGTCACAGCGGTCACAAAGGCCGTGCGCTTGTTGCCATCGACAAAGGCATGCGCCTTGGCGATGCCAAATGCATAAGCCGCGGCAACCTCGGCCACTCCCGCGTCCGAATAGGCTGCCAAATTCATCGCCCGCGCACAGCCCATTTCGAGCAGTGCCTTGTCGCGCATCCCCGCAGCGCCGCCATGGCGGGCGATCTGCCGGTCATGAAAAACTATGACGGCGGCCAGCGGCACCCATTTAAAGCGGCTCACGCCAGGGCCTGAAGCAAATCCCGGTTCTCGTCCATCACAATCTCAGCCGCGGCCAGCGCCTCGGCCACCGAGGGATCATGCGCCATCACCCGCAGGCTGCCATCATCGCCGCGCACCACAAACAGCGTATCGCCTTCCTTGGCGTCCAGCATCGTCAGCATCTCCGTCGTCAGCGTGATGACGGCAGAGTTTCCGACTTTCCTGATCTTGGTCTCAATCATTGGCAGGCCTCGCGTATATATACCCGTATATACGCTGAATGCCGCCAAATTTCAATGCCGCCTGCAGGCAACGTTAAAGCTACAGTTCCATCCCCGCCGCGGCCTTCAGCAGCCAAGTCTTGAAATGCTTGACCGAGGGCGTCGCCGCCTTGTCCTTGAACGTGGCGAAATAGGTCCACGGGCAGTCGAGATCAAAGGCGAAGGGCGCCACCAGCCGCCCGGCCTCCACATGGCTCCGCACCAGGGATTTCGGCAAAACCACGCAGCCAAGCGCGTTGACCGCAAATTCCAGCCCCATATTGGAGGAGTTGGTCTGCAAGCCGCCCCTCAGTTCAATCCCGGACAGCCCATAATGCTTGGCGATTTTCTCCCAATAGATCGGGCGGCCCAGAATGTGGATCAGCTTGGCCTCCATCAGCTGCTCCGGCCTGCTCAGCGCCGCGCCATTCACCCGGAAGTCAGGGGAGCAGACCAGCGCCAGTTTTTCATCCCACAGTTTGACCGCCGGCCCCATCACATCATCGACATGGTTGATGGTGATCGAAATGTCCGAAACGTTGGTCTCCACATCCACCCAGATGGTGCTGTGAATGGTCAGATCGATATCGGGATGCACCTTGGTGAAATCCTCGATCACGTCGATCAGCCATTTCTCTGCCAGGCTGACCGGGCAGGAAATCACCACCTCCCGTTTGTGGCTTTGCGAGATCAACAGCTGGGTGGCACTATCGATCTCCTGCAGCGCGTGTCGGACCGAAGGCAGATAGGCCTCGCCCACATCCGTCAGCGACAAGGACCGCGGGTGCCGTACGAACAACGGCCGGCCGATGAATTCCTCCAGGCTGCGCACGTGGTTCGACACCGCCGACTGGGTGCAGTTCAGCTCATCCGCCGCCGAAGTGAAGCTAAGATAGCGGGCGGCGGCCTCAAACGAGCGCAGGAAAGTCAGGTGGGGGAGATTCTTCATCAGGCGGTCCGCTGGCGGTTTCGGGGCCATGTTCACATGCTTTGGAATGCGCCGCAATTCCCAAGGGTTAGCGGCCCGGAATGGTCAAAAAACGACGTCTAACACGCATTTCACGAAATAACCCATCCCTATGACCCCGGTTTATTTGCGGGTCACCGGATCCAGGACACCCTAGCCTGACGCGGAAACCGCCCCTGCGAGAGATCCGCCATGACCGCCACTTTCGACCGCGCCGCCGACTTCACCTTCGGCCTCACCCCCGCCGCTCTGCCGGACAGCACCCGCAAGGCGGCAGCACTGATGTTCCTCGACACCTTGGGCATCACCATCGGCGCCACCCCGATGGAGGCCGGCCGCATCGCCCGCGAAACCGCCGTGGCGCTTTATGGCTGCGGCGAGCCTGGATTGGCGGCGCGCATGTTGTTCGACGGCCGCAGGGTAAGCGTCGCAGGCGCCGCCTATGCCGCCGCCGCCGCCACCGACAATCTGGACGGCCATGACGGCTATTACCCGACCAAGGGCCACATCGGTGTGGTGGTGATCCCGGCAATTGCGGCGCTGGCAGAAACCGTGCCGGATTTTTCGGGACCGGAGGTGCTGGCGATCACCACACTGGGCTATGAGCTGGCGGGCCGCGCGGCGCTGTCGCTGCACAGCACCGTCAGCGACTACCACACCTCCGGCGCCTGGAACGCCCTGGGGGTTGCAGCCATTGCAGCCCGGATGCGCGGCCTCAGCCGCACCCAGCTGCGCGAGGCGCTGGGGATTGCCGAATTCCACGGCCCGCGCAGTCAGATGATGCGCGAGATCGCCAACCCCTCGATGCTGCATGACGGCTCCGGCTGGGGGGCGATGGCGGGCATGTCCTCGGCAATTCTGGCCGAGAAAGGTTTTACCGGCGCGCCCGCGATCACCCTCGAGGAAGACCGGGTTGCGGAATACTGGCAGGACCTAGGCAGCTTCTGGCAAATGGAGCATCAATACGTGAAGCCCTACCCGATCTGCCGCTGGGCCCATGCGCCGATCGACGCTCTGCGCCAGGTGATGCTGGAGCACGATCTGACCCATGAACAGATCGCCAGGATCCGCATCAACACCTTTCACGAAAGCGCCTGCCTCTATCCCGGCATCCCGTCGACCACCAGCCAGGCGCAGTATTCGCTGGGCTTTGCCGTCGCAACCCAGGCCGCCTATGGCCGGATCGGGGTTGAACATATCACCGGCGAGGGGCTTGCAGATCCGCTGGTGGCCTCGATCCACCAGCGGATTTCGGTCGCCGAGGCCGCGCGCCATTCGGTGCGCTTCCCGGTTTGCCGGGTTGCCGATGTGGTGGTGACGCTAACCGACGGGCGGGTGATAGAGAGCGGCGACGTGCATGCCCGCGGCGGCCCCGAGGCGCCATTCTCGCAGGCGGATGTGGTGCGCAAATTCATGGAATTTGCCGCCCCGGTGCTGGGCGAGGCCCGCGCCAGCGGCATCCGCGATGCGGTGCTGGGGTTCACCAGCGACGGCAGCAAATTCTCCGGTCTGGGCCGTCTGATCTACGATGCGCCGGAAACCTAAGCCTGCAAACTGACCAGAAAGATGAAAGACATGGCACGTGAAAGACGCGGCGGCGGACGCCGCGGGAAATCCAGCCGATCCGGCGGCAGTATCGAACAGCTGCCGTGGCAACAGGTGAAAAACACCTATCCGCCGTTTAAGCTGCTGAACCCGGACCAGATGGACCAGCTGCACGTCACCTCGATGCGGATCCTGTCGGAGGTCGGCATCCGGGTGATGGGCGATAATGTCATGGACATCTTCGAGTGTGCAGGCGCCATCGTTGACCGGGACAGCAAGACCATCCGCATGGATGAAAGCCTCGTCATGGAGGCGCTGAAGACGGTGCCGCGCACCTTCACACTGACCGCGCGCAACCGCGCCAAGCAGATCACCCTGGGCGGCAACAACGTGACCTTCGGCCTGGTGGCCGGACCGCCCAATGTGCATGACTGCATCAATGGGCGCCGGTCAGGCAACCTCACTGATTATCAGAACTTCATCAAGCTGGCGCATCACTTCAACGCCATCCACTTGATCGGCAACCAGGTGACCGCGCCGCTGGAGCTGCCCGCCAACAACCGTCATCTGGACACTTATCTGGCCAACCTGACCTATTCGGACCTATCGTTCCACTGTTCCGCCATCGGCCGCGGCCGGGCTCTGGACGGGATCAACATGATGGCGATCACCCGAGGCCAGAAACCGGAAGATATGAAGGGGGATCCGGGCGTCATCACCATCATCTCAGTCAACTCGCCGCGGCTGTTCGACGATGCGATGGGCGACGGGCTGATTGCCATGGCAGAGTACGGCCAGCCGGTGACAGTGACGCCGTTCACCCTGATGGGCGCCATGACCCCGGTGACCTTGCCCGCCGCCTTGGCGCAGCAGAATGCCGAGGCGCTGTTCGGGGTGGTGCTGACCCAGCTGGTCAATCCCGGCACCCCGGTGATGTACGGCTCTTTCACGTCAAACGTCGACATGCGCTCCGGCGCGCCGGCCTTTGGCACGCCGGAAAACGCCAAGGCCAATATCGCCGGCGGCCAGCTGGCGCGGCGCTATGGCATCCCCTACCGGACCTCCAACGCCAATGCCTCCAACGCGGTGGACCTGCAGGCGGCCTATGAAACCATGATGGCCACCTGGGGCGCGGTGCTGGGCGGTGCCAATGTGATCTATCACGCGGCCGGCTGGCTGGAGGGCGGCCTGACCGCGTCTTATGAGAAATTCATTATGGATGTGGAGATCATCCAGAACATGATCGAATTCCTGAAGCCGATGAAATTCGACGCCGATGAGCTGGGCTTTGACGCCATCCAGTCGGTGCCCGCCGGCGGCCATTTCTTTGGCGCCGGGCACACCATGGCACGCTATGAAACCGCGTTCTACACCCCGATGCTGTCGGACTGGCAGAACTACGAGAATTGGGAAGCGGCCGGCGCCAAGGATGCGCTGAGCCGCGCCACCGGCCTCTGGCAGCAGGCGCTGCGGGATTATGCGGAACCGCCGATGGATCCGGCCATCAAGGAAGAGCTGGAGGCCTATGCGGCCAAGCGGCGCGAGGAAATCGGGTCCGGCGAGCCTTGAGAAGGCGGGTGCGAGGGGCCTGCCCCTCGCGCTCCCCGGAGTATTTTGGGAAAGATGAAACAGTCAGGGACCGGCAGGCACCCTGGTCTTCGTTTTACAGCAATTCGAACAACCGGCCCGGCACATTGCTTTGACGGGGCAGCCCGAGCGCCCGCATCACCGCAAACATCATTGCCTGGTTTGAAGTGACAACCGGTTTATCAAGCGCCGTTTCGATCCGGCTGACAGCCTCAACCGCACGCATGTCCGTGCAGCTGAGCACAATGGCCTGGGCTTCCGGGTGATCGGCCTGGCGGGCCAGGTCGAATACCTCCTCCGGTGTCAGCTCCCCCTGGCCGTAGTTGCCAAGCTCGCGCCCCGCATCGGCGCATTTCACTGTGGCAATCCGGTTCTGCGACAGGAAGTCCATTGCTTGCGTGTTGATCTCGCCCAGGTAGGGAGAGGAGAAGCCCACTTTGGTTGCGCCGAGGGCCTTGATCGCGTCAACCAGCGCCCCGGCAGCGGTAAAGGACAGCGCGCCGCAGCCTGCCTTGATGTCCTGCGCCAGCTTCTTATCAAACTCCGGCCCATGGGTCAGCGTTGCCGAGGTGCAACCGTAAAGCACCACATCAGGGCGCACGCCCGAGATCATCCTGAGATCATGGCTGATGTCGGAGACGCCAAGCCCGGCCATCTGATTGGAACCCGGGATCTCGTCCACATCATAACCTCCCAAGCGCTGAAAGTGCACCGTGGTACCCGGTGCGCGCATCAGCATCATGTCCGGTTCCAGATTGGTGTTGGTGTAAGGCACCAGCACGCCGATTTTCGCGCGGGTGCGGGTTTCATGAGTCATGTGAGCACTCCTTTCAGCACCGCCAGCGCCCGGTCCATCACGTTCTGGCTGCTGATGGTGGCGCGCAGGCAATCGCTGAGGCCATAGCCGCCCATGCCGCGCATCAGCAGCTTTTCCGCCCGCAGCGCCGCATCCGCTGCCTGCGCCTGCACGGGCGAGGCAAAGCGCATCAGCACGAAATTGGTGTGGCTTTGCGGCACCGTCAGCCCCAGCGCGCGGCAGCCCGCGGCAAAGCCATCACGGATCGCGGCAGTTTTGGCCACTGTATCACGCATATGCGCCTGGTCCTGCATTGCTGCTGCCGCCATCACCTGTGACGGGATGGAGATATTGTTTGGGTTCAACAGCTTGCGCACTTCGCCCGCGATCTGAGGCGGGAAATAGCCCCAACCTGCCCGGGCACCTGCCAGACCATAAGCCTTGGACAATGTGCGCATCACCACGGTATCGCCGCGCTCTGCCAGGGCGAAGATTTCGGCAGGGTTGTTTTCCGCATCGGCAAACTCGGCATAGGCCTGATCCACCACCAGCAGCACATCTGCAGGCAGGCCCGCGCGCAGGCGCTGAATTTCAGCGTTGGGGATCAGCGTTCCGGTAGGATTGCCAGGATTGCAGACAAAGACAATACGGGTTTGCGGCGTAACGGCGGCAAGAATGTCATCGACTGAGACCGTAAGCGCCCGTTCCCGCGCCTTGACGTACTCCGCCTGCACCTGGGCCGAGGCCGAGGACACAAAGGCATAGCCGTAATCGGTGCCCAAGACCCTGTCGCCCGGCCCGGCAAAGGCGCGGATCAGGCAGGTGATCAGCTCCATCGAACCGGCGCCGCACAGCACCTTGGCCGGGTCCAGCCTGTGTACCTCCGCCACCGCGGCGCGCAGATCGGGCCATTCCGGGTCCGGATAAAGCGGCATCTGATCCAGCACCCTCTTGCCTGCCGCAATCGCCGCCGGGCTGGCAGCAAAGGCGCTTTCGTTCTGGGCGAGGGAAATGACCCCCTCGCCGCCGAGATCCGCCAGCGCATAAGGCGCCATGGCGGCAACATGCGGAACGGCGCGGATCATTTGGCACCTCCATAGGCGCTTGCGCCTTCCGCGGTCACCAGCCCGCGTTTCAGATCCAGCGCCAGGGCGTCCGGGTCGCGTTCCGCCGGGTCGCCAAAACCGCCGCCGCCTGGGGTTTCAAAGATCAGATAGTCGCCTGCCTCCACCCGCAGCTCGCCCTTGCCGGGGATGTCCTGCCCGCCATCGCGCAAGCGGATGCGGCCCGGGGCGCCGGGTAAACCGCCCATCCTGCCAAGCGCCGGGAACTTCAGCCGCTCCACCGACAGGAACACGATGAAGGGCGCATCGTTGGAGGCGGTCATTTCGATCCGCTGGCCCAGCCCGCCGCGATATTTGCCGGCCCCGCCGGAGTCAGGCCGCAGCTCTCGCCGCCACAGGATGACCGGGGCAACCGACTCGGTGATTTCCACCTGGCTGCCATAGACGCCAGAGGGATAGGCAGTCGCCGACAGCCCGTCCGCGTTGGGCCGCGCTCCGGTGCCGCCATTGTGGACCGGCTCAATGGCGAATTCGCGGCCGCCGCCTCGGGCCACTTCGGGTGCGTGGCGCATCGGCAGGTCGAACATGCAGCTGGCGCCTTCGGCCGGCACCTGATCGGGCAGCGCCTGATGCAAGCAACCCAGCACCAGATCCGGCGTCACCTGCCCCAGCGTGTGGCGCATCGCGACCGGCACCGGGCGTCGCGCGTTCAGGATGCAGCCCTTGGGGCCATCCACCGTGAACAGCTCCAAAGACCCGGCATTGTTGGGAATATCCGGCCCCACAATGCAGCGCAGCGCAAACACGGTATAGGCGGTGGCATAGTTCAAGGGCACGTTGATACCCTTCTTGGAACAGCCCGAGGTGCCGGTGAAATCCACATGCATTCCGGTTTTGGAGACCGTCAGCGTTGCGTGCAGCTCCAGCTCATTCTCATAGCCGTCCATTTTCAGGACG
The nucleotide sequence above comes from Leisingera sp. NJS204. Encoded proteins:
- a CDS encoding hydantoinase B/oxoprolinase family protein — its product is MADLSHDLSPARLQVMWNRLLAVVEEQGQTLIRAAFSPIVRECGDISAGIFDVQGRMLAQAVTGTPGHINTMAEAVLHLRERFPVQTMKPGDIYMTNDPWLASGHLNDFLLMMPAFKGGKVVGFTSCTSHLVDLGGLGMGPEGSDIYDEGLLIPPCKLVEEGELNALLMDIIRANSREPVANEGDIYALIACCEAGAARLVDMMEEFRIDDLDALGAYIIDTSRRGTLEAIAEVPEGVYKNVLKMDGYENELELHATLTVSKTGMHVDFTGTSGCSKKGINVPLNYATAYTVFALRCIVGPDIPNNAGSLELFTVDGPKGCILNARRPVPVAMRHTLGQVTPDLVLGCLHQALPDQVPAEGASCMFDLPMRHAPEVARGGGREFAIEPVHNGGTGARPNADGLSATAYPSGVYGSQVEITESVAPVILWRRELRPDSGGAGKYRGGLGQRIEMTASNDAPFIVFLSVERLKFPALGRMGGLPGAPGRIRLRDGGQDIPGKGELRVEAGDYLIFETPGGGGFGDPAERDPDALALDLKRGLVTAEGASAYGGAK